One part of the Armatimonadota bacterium genome encodes these proteins:
- the rplM gene encoding 50S ribosomal protein L13, producing the protein MKTFVTKPREVQRNWLVIDGAGRPAGRVAAEAAMLLRGKHKPTFAPHVDAGDNVIIINAGKIVLTGASKPKERIYRHSGYPGGIHSITRGELLTKRPVKYMERLVKGMLPHNTLGHDMYMKVRIFEGEDHPHQAQNPQPWTF; encoded by the coding sequence ATGAAGACCTTTGTAACCAAACCGAGGGAAGTCCAGCGCAATTGGCTGGTTATCGACGGGGCAGGCCGCCCGGCGGGGCGCGTTGCCGCCGAGGCCGCCATGCTGCTGCGCGGCAAGCACAAGCCGACGTTCGCGCCGCACGTGGACGCCGGAGACAACGTCATCATCATCAACGCCGGCAAAATCGTTCTAACGGGAGCGTCCAAGCCGAAGGAACGCATCTATCGGCACAGTGGATATCCCGGTGGAATCCACTCGATCACCCGCGGCGAACTACTCACCAAGCGGCCGGTAAAGTACATGGAGCGCCTCGTGAAGGGCATGCTCCCGCACAACACGCTCGGCCACGACATGTATATGAAGGTTCGTATTTTCGAGGGTGAGGACCACCCGCACCAGGCCCAGAACCCGCAACCGTGGACATTCTGA
- the truA gene encoding tRNA pseudouridine(38-40) synthase TruA, with translation MESGIQDSGFVDGSRQLNPDSRTVQLIVAYDGTAFHGFQRLKHGRTVQGVLEAAWLSVTGETARLTGAGRTDAGVHALGQSISLRTEARIPIERIPRAMNGRLPADIMVRRAHERRDGFHARFSATQRTYRYFVRRCGRPSLFWDRYSLRETGALDVPAMRETAAGLLGTHDFRSFGLPQPDRSSLRDLRSVRFREWRGWLIISLTANAFLKGMARSLAAQFLEVGRGEASPLEIWTRLHACDRGVAGKAAPPNGLFLARVEYGSIEFRVPGSE, from the coding sequence TTGGAATCCGGGATTCAGGACTCGGGATTCGTAGACGGATCCAGGCAACTGAACCCGGACTCCAGAACCGTCCAACTGATCGTGGCGTACGACGGCACGGCATTCCACGGTTTTCAGAGATTGAAACACGGGCGTACCGTTCAGGGAGTCCTGGAGGCTGCGTGGCTGAGCGTGACCGGTGAAACGGCGCGGCTGACGGGCGCGGGACGAACGGATGCCGGGGTTCACGCGCTGGGACAATCGATAAGCCTGAGGACCGAAGCGCGGATACCGATAGAGCGGATACCGCGGGCGATGAATGGCCGGCTTCCGGCAGACATCATGGTTCGGAGGGCGCATGAGCGCCGCGACGGGTTTCACGCCCGTTTCAGCGCAACGCAGAGGACGTATCGCTACTTCGTGAGGCGGTGTGGCCGTCCATCATTGTTCTGGGACCGGTACAGCCTCCGGGAGACCGGCGCGCTGGACGTTCCGGCGATGCGGGAGACGGCAGCCGGGTTGCTGGGGACGCACGATTTTCGATCGTTCGGATTGCCGCAGCCGGACCGCAGTTCCCTTCGGGACTTGCGGAGCGTGAGGTTTCGGGAGTGGCGAGGCTGGTTGATTATCAGCCTCACGGCGAACGCCTTCTTGAAAGGCATGGCGCGGTCTCTGGCTGCGCAGTTTCTGGAAGTGGGACGCGGCGAGGCATCGCCGCTGGAAATATGGACCCGGTTGCACGCGTGTGACCGGGGCGTGGCGGGCAAGGCCGCTCCGCCGAACGGGCTGTTTCTGGCCCGCGTAGAATATGGGAGTATCGAGTTCCGAGTCCCGGGTTCCGAGTAA
- the rpsI gene encoding 30S ribosomal protein S9, with product MPVVTKFYATGRRKNATAKVWLKPGTGEITVNKRTLAEYLGRRTLEMIVRQPLELVNVSGQFDVIVTALGGGTAGQAGAIRHGISRALLSVDPEMRVDLKKAGFLTRDPRVKERKKVGRKRARRGFQFSKR from the coding sequence TTGCCAGTAGTAACAAAATTCTACGCCACAGGCCGACGCAAGAATGCCACGGCCAAAGTGTGGTTGAAACCCGGAACCGGCGAGATCACGGTCAACAAGCGTACGTTGGCCGAATACCTCGGCCGCCGCACGCTTGAGATGATCGTGCGCCAGCCGCTCGAGTTGGTCAATGTGTCCGGTCAGTTTGACGTCATCGTCACGGCGCTTGGCGGTGGAACCGCCGGGCAGGCCGGCGCCATCCGCCATGGGATTTCCCGCGCTCTCTTGAGCGTGGACCCCGAAATGCGCGTCGATCTGAAGAAGGCCGGTTTCCTGACACGCGATCCGCGGGTCAAGGAACGTAAGAAGGTTGGACGCAAGCGCGCCCGCCGCGGCTTCCAGTTCAGCAAGCGCTAA